A genomic segment from Bradyrhizobium sp. ISRA430 encodes:
- a CDS encoding Nramp family divalent metal transporter, which produces MDARSPDLTPDAAGWRTDAPTAKSLAEVNATVAVPAAGRWWRRLLAFVGPGYLISVGYMDPGNWATDLAGGSKFGYTLLSVILLSNLMAILLQSLAARLGIVTDRDLAQACRATYSPGVNFLLWLACEAAIIACDLAEVIGTAIALKLLFGIPLIGGALLAALDAFLLLLLMNRGFRFLEAFVIALLAVIAICFAVQIAAAAPPVAEVLRGFAPKAEIFTNPEMLYLAIGIIGATVMPHNLYLHSSIVQTRAYERNDAGRREAIKWATTDSTVALMLALFINAAILVVAAATFHRSGHSDVAEIGQAFELLSPLLGLGIASTLFAVALLASGLNSTVTATLAGQIVMEGFLDLRLPSWARRLLTRGIAIVPVIIVTAIYGERGTADLLVFSQVVLSMQLPFAVIPLVRFVSDRRKMGKFAISASVAAIAWIVAGVIVILNLKLLFDTMFG; this is translated from the coding sequence ATGGATGCCCGTTCGCCCGATTTGACCCCTGACGCTGCCGGTTGGCGCACTGATGCGCCCACCGCCAAAAGCCTTGCCGAGGTGAATGCCACGGTCGCCGTTCCGGCCGCAGGCCGCTGGTGGCGACGACTGCTCGCTTTTGTCGGTCCGGGCTACCTCATCTCGGTCGGCTACATGGACCCGGGCAACTGGGCGACCGACCTCGCCGGCGGGTCGAAGTTCGGCTACACGCTGCTGTCTGTCATCCTGCTCTCGAACTTGATGGCGATCCTGCTGCAATCACTCGCGGCAAGGCTCGGCATCGTCACCGACCGCGATCTCGCGCAGGCCTGCCGCGCGACCTATTCGCCTGGTGTGAACTTCCTGCTCTGGCTCGCCTGCGAGGCGGCGATCATCGCCTGCGATCTCGCCGAGGTCATCGGCACCGCGATCGCGCTGAAGCTCCTGTTCGGCATTCCCCTGATCGGCGGCGCGCTGCTCGCCGCGCTCGACGCCTTCCTGCTGCTGCTTCTGATGAACCGCGGCTTCCGTTTCCTGGAAGCCTTCGTCATCGCGCTGCTTGCCGTGATCGCGATCTGCTTCGCGGTCCAGATCGCGGCCGCGGCGCCGCCGGTCGCGGAGGTCTTGCGCGGCTTTGCGCCGAAGGCAGAGATCTTCACCAATCCGGAGATGCTCTACCTCGCGATCGGGATCATCGGCGCCACCGTGATGCCGCACAATCTCTATCTGCACTCCTCGATCGTGCAGACGCGCGCCTATGAGCGCAACGATGCCGGCCGGCGCGAGGCGATCAAATGGGCGACGACGGACTCGACCGTCGCGCTGATGCTCGCGCTGTTCATCAATGCCGCGATCCTCGTGGTCGCAGCGGCGACCTTCCACAGAAGCGGCCATTCCGACGTCGCCGAGATCGGCCAGGCCTTCGAGCTGCTGTCGCCGCTGCTTGGCCTCGGCATCGCTTCGACGCTGTTCGCGGTGGCACTGCTCGCCTCGGGCCTCAACTCGACGGTGACGGCGACGCTGGCGGGGCAGATCGTGATGGAAGGCTTTCTCGACCTGCGCCTGCCGAGCTGGGCGCGCCGCCTGCTCACTCGCGGCATCGCGATCGTTCCGGTGATCATCGTGACGGCGATCTATGGCGAGCGCGGTACGGCCGATCTCTTGGTGTTCAGCCAGGTCGTGCTGTCGATGCAGCTTCCCTTCGCGGTCATCCCCTTGGTGCGCTTCGTCTCCGACCGCCGCAAGATGGGCAAGTTCGCGATTTCCGCGTCCGTCGCGGCAATCGCGTGGATCGTCGCGGGCGTGATCGTGATTTTGAACCTGAAGCTGCTGTTCGATACGATGTTCGGGTAA
- the dmeF gene encoding CDF family Co(II)/Ni(II) efflux transporter DmeF codes for MHSHSIEQWTHDHAFLGERHDENERRTWFVVVLTLVMMVGEILAGSLFGSMALLADGWHMGTHAAALGIAAFAYRFARRHLGNAHFTFGTGKFGDLAAFSSAIILGLIAVEIAYESVLRLITPVPIVYGEAIAVAALGLCVNLASAWLLRDSHDHHHHGHDHGHSHVHDDHDDHDHDHHGHHHHHHDNNLRAAYVHVMADAATSVLAIAALAVAMYSGWVWADPAVGLIGSAVIASWAFGLVKASGAVLLDVRADEKLERTIRARMEVGDDRVTDLHLWQVGPGHCAVLVSVVSDAPKQPAVYKRRLAGLKGLSHVTVEVETCPH; via the coding sequence ATGCATTCACATTCCATCGAACAATGGACGCATGATCACGCGTTCCTGGGCGAGCGGCACGACGAGAATGAGCGGCGCACCTGGTTCGTGGTCGTCCTGACGCTGGTGATGATGGTCGGTGAGATCCTGGCCGGTTCCCTGTTCGGCTCGATGGCGTTGCTCGCCGACGGCTGGCACATGGGCACCCATGCGGCAGCCCTCGGCATCGCCGCGTTCGCCTACCGCTTCGCGCGCCGGCACCTCGGGAACGCGCACTTCACGTTCGGCACCGGCAAGTTCGGCGATCTTGCCGCCTTTTCCAGCGCGATCATTCTGGGATTGATCGCGGTGGAGATTGCCTATGAGAGCGTGCTGCGGCTGATCACGCCGGTGCCAATCGTATACGGTGAGGCGATCGCGGTTGCGGCCCTTGGCCTGTGCGTCAACCTGGCGAGCGCGTGGCTGCTGCGCGACAGCCATGACCACCACCATCATGGCCATGATCACGGCCACAGCCATGTGCATGATGATCACGACGATCATGACCATGATCATCACGGCCATCACCACCATCACCACGATAACAATCTTCGCGCCGCTTACGTCCATGTCATGGCGGATGCCGCGACCTCGGTGCTGGCGATCGCGGCACTCGCCGTCGCGATGTATTCGGGATGGGTCTGGGCCGATCCGGCCGTCGGCCTGATCGGCAGTGCGGTGATCGCGAGCTGGGCGTTCGGCCTGGTCAAGGCCTCGGGCGCGGTGCTGCTCGACGTGCGCGCGGACGAGAAGCTGGAGCGAACCATCCGTGCGCGGATGGAAGTCGGCGACGACCGCGTCACCGATCTGCACCTCTGGCAGGTCGGGCCCGGCCATTGCGCCGTGCTCGTCTCGGTGGTGTCGGATGCTCCCAAGCAGCCGGCCGTCTACAAGAGGCGGCTCGCCGGCCTGAAGGGGCTGAGCCACGTCACGGTCGAGGTCGAGACCTGTCCGCACTGA
- a CDS encoding N-acyl homoserine lactonase family protein, with product MRRIGLAFSAIALVLGSTAAPVQSQKSGVEKLYILNCGEGTAGDISRWTPGLNERKSMDFVDTCYLIRHGQDWFLWDTGIADAVAAMPNGLAPADPKAVTWRRPKTLQAQLEQIGVKPADIKMMGVSHTHPDHIGNVEMFPQAMLYVQKAEYDWPGANNEPRFKPSHPVELLVGDKDVFSDGSVTILSTPGHTPGHQSLLVKLPKTGAVLLSGDAVHFKDNWDNRRVPSMNVNKDQSSASMQKIADTLGKEKAQLWINHDKAQRDGQKLAPEFYD from the coding sequence ATGCGTCGGATCGGCCTTGCGTTCTCCGCCATCGCCCTTGTGCTCGGCTCCACGGCGGCTCCTGTGCAGTCCCAGAAATCCGGCGTAGAAAAGCTCTACATCCTCAATTGCGGCGAAGGCACCGCCGGCGACATCTCGCGTTGGACGCCGGGCCTGAACGAACGCAAGTCGATGGACTTCGTCGACACCTGCTATCTCATCAGGCACGGGCAGGACTGGTTCCTGTGGGACACCGGCATTGCCGATGCCGTCGCCGCTATGCCCAATGGGCTTGCGCCCGCCGATCCCAAGGCCGTCACCTGGCGGCGTCCGAAGACGCTACAAGCCCAGCTCGAGCAGATCGGGGTGAAGCCGGCCGACATCAAGATGATGGGCGTCTCGCACACCCATCCCGATCACATCGGTAATGTCGAAATGTTTCCGCAGGCCATGCTCTACGTGCAGAAGGCCGAATATGACTGGCCCGGCGCCAACAACGAGCCGCGCTTCAAACCCTCGCATCCCGTCGAGTTGCTCGTGGGCGACAAGGACGTGTTCAGCGACGGCAGCGTGACCATCCTGTCGACGCCCGGGCACACGCCCGGACATCAATCGCTGCTGGTGAAATTGCCGAAGACCGGCGCGGTGCTGTTGTCCGGCGACGCCGTCCACTTCAAGGACAATTGGGACAACCGCCGCGTGCCTAGCATGAACGTCAACAAGGACCAGAGCTCGGCCTCGATGCAGAAGATCGCCGATACGCTGGGCAAGGAAAAGGCGCAGCTCTGGATCAACCACGACAAGGCCCAGCGCGACGGCCAGAAGTTGGCGCCGGAGTTTTACGACTGA
- a CDS encoding MFS transporter — translation MTTTFPDTFNRLAWSNLAAQSAEQIALAAAPIVAVLTLGVAEGQTGLLQTALTLPFVLFAIPAGLLADRISRRSLMAGAEALRAAALAAIVLLLWLGALNLPLLALLGFAAVCGTVVYSVAAPALVPSLVSSELLPAANARIELARTIAFASGPALGGTLVGWLGASPAFAFAAALSAIAVVLLSGLYEPARAPTPRRHPFQDIREGAAFVFHHALLRPVFVTQFIFNTGWFLQLAVFVPYAVRHLGLSATGVGIVLAMYGVGMVIGALVATRVMRRIAFGTVIGLGPVTGLIAAVVMALTVLVPSPWLAGLSFFLLGVGPILWVISTTTLRQSVTPPRLLGRVSAINIMSYGARPLGSALGAVVGGFWSAEACLYLAAAVFAVQALVILLSPAVALDRQPDMVEDGAPVRAC, via the coding sequence ATGACAACGACCTTTCCCGACACGTTCAACCGCCTCGCCTGGTCCAACCTGGCGGCGCAGTCCGCCGAGCAGATCGCACTCGCGGCCGCGCCCATCGTGGCCGTGCTGACGCTCGGCGTCGCGGAAGGCCAGACCGGCCTGCTGCAAACCGCGCTCACCCTGCCCTTCGTGCTGTTTGCGATTCCGGCCGGCCTGCTCGCCGATCGCATCTCCCGGCGCTCGCTGATGGCGGGCGCCGAGGCGCTGCGGGCGGCTGCGCTCGCGGCTATCGTGCTGCTGCTCTGGCTCGGCGCGCTCAACCTGCCGTTGCTCGCGCTGCTCGGCTTTGCCGCGGTGTGCGGCACCGTCGTCTATAGCGTGGCCGCCCCGGCGCTGGTGCCCTCGCTGGTCAGTTCGGAGCTGTTGCCGGCAGCGAATGCGCGGATCGAACTCGCGCGCACCATCGCCTTTGCCAGCGGTCCTGCGCTCGGCGGCACCCTGGTCGGCTGGCTTGGGGCGAGCCCCGCCTTCGCCTTTGCCGCTGCGCTTTCGGCCATCGCCGTGGTGCTGCTCTCCGGCCTCTACGAACCCGCCCGTGCGCCCACCCCGCGGCGCCATCCGTTCCAGGACATCCGCGAAGGCGCCGCCTTCGTGTTCCACCACGCGCTGCTGCGGCCGGTGTTCGTCACCCAATTCATCTTCAATACCGGCTGGTTCCTGCAGCTCGCGGTGTTCGTCCCCTATGCCGTGCGCCATCTCGGCCTGTCGGCCACGGGCGTCGGCATCGTGCTGGCGATGTACGGCGTCGGCATGGTGATCGGTGCGCTGGTTGCGACGCGCGTGATGCGCCGCATCGCCTTCGGCACCGTCATCGGCCTCGGCCCGGTCACCGGCCTCATTGCCGCGGTGGTGATGGCACTGACGGTGCTGGTCCCCTCGCCCTGGCTTGCAGGCTTGAGCTTCTTCCTGCTCGGCGTCGGGCCGATTCTCTGGGTGATCTCGACCACAACCTTGCGCCAGTCCGTGACGCCGCCGCGCCTGCTCGGCCGCGTCTCCGCAATCAACATCATGAGCTACGGCGCCCGCCCGCTCGGCTCGGCGCTCGGCGCAGTCGTCGGCGGCTTCTGGAGCGCGGAGGCATGTCTCTATCTCGCGGCAGCAGTGTTCGCCGTGCAGGCGCTGGTGATCCTGCTCTCGCCCGCCGTGGCGCTGGACCGGCAGCCGGACATGGTGGAGGACGGCGCACCGGTGCGCGCATGCTAG
- a CDS encoding chromate resistance protein ChrB domain-containing protein: protein MSTFTTISSDKLARLIGTANTPTLIDVRTEEDFAADRRLIPGSIKLSPDNVPDWGGEFAGRSAIVSCLRGEKLAQGTAAWLRQLGVLAETLEGGFEGWKAAKLPLVDTRKLPPRDDRGRTIWVTRARPKVDRIACPWLIRRFVDPNAVFLYVTPPEVVGVGERFGAAPFDIENVFWSHRGELCTFDVMVEEFGLATPPLQRLATLVRGADTARPDLAPEAAGLLAASLGLSRMYDDDLAQLEAGMTLYDAFYRWCRDATTETHNWPTNKVKA, encoded by the coding sequence ATGTCTACTTTCACGACGATATCATCCGACAAGCTGGCGCGCCTGATCGGCACGGCCAATACCCCCACCCTGATCGACGTGCGGACGGAGGAGGATTTTGCCGCCGACCGGCGGCTGATCCCCGGCTCCATCAAGCTCAGTCCCGACAACGTTCCGGACTGGGGCGGCGAATTCGCCGGCCGCTCTGCCATCGTCTCCTGCCTGCGCGGCGAAAAGCTTGCGCAGGGCACCGCAGCGTGGCTCCGCCAGCTCGGTGTGCTGGCCGAGACGCTCGAGGGCGGCTTCGAGGGCTGGAAGGCAGCAAAACTGCCGCTGGTCGACACACGCAAGCTGCCGCCACGTGATGACAGGGGGCGGACCATCTGGGTGACGCGCGCGCGGCCGAAGGTCGACCGCATCGCCTGCCCCTGGCTGATCCGCCGTTTCGTCGATCCCAATGCGGTGTTCCTGTACGTGACGCCACCCGAAGTGGTCGGCGTCGGCGAGCGCTTTGGCGCAGCGCCCTTCGACATCGAAAACGTGTTCTGGAGCCATCGCGGCGAGCTCTGCACCTTCGACGTGATGGTGGAGGAGTTCGGGCTCGCCACGCCACCCTTGCAGCGGCTGGCAACGCTCGTGCGCGGCGCCGACACGGCGCGCCCCGACCTCGCTCCGGAGGCGGCCGGCCTGCTCGCTGCGTCCCTCGGGCTGTCGCGGATGTATGACGACGACCTCGCGCAGCTTGAAGCCGGCATGACGCTCTACGACGCCTTCTACCGCTGGTGCCGCGACGCCACCACCGAGACCCACAACTGGCCGACCAACAAGGTGAAGGCGTAA
- a CDS encoding adenylate/guanylate cyclase domain-containing protein: protein MQLTSRLELMNWLTGQGLTGLPENELLRGFCERCRAEGLELSRGLVVIDTLHPIYEGRGFRWSDRPSNESDVFEYGSTAEGDAARSWRRSVFFHMLEHGHDEMVIDLADAASLDFSQIGELAEKGHRHYLAFVHRFGETGALGLMDCLYSCWTTRRADGFSEAELAALRDLVPVLGLAIKSAQQVDIVRTLGRVYLGRDASEQVLRGRISRGVTERINAVLWYSDLRGSTGISESIGPDEIIPFLNDYAQAVIDAIHDAGGDVLKLIGDGVLAMFTDGDMAAARRAALRAEHLFRKNAVALNTRRAADGRPTTSAYIGLHVGEVFYGNIGSEDRLDFTVVGPTVNEVSRIASMSRSVDRELLASAEFYQGLDATGRRYLVSTGRYALRGIGRAQDLYTLDPDIDASEPVTGSYERYLAG, encoded by the coding sequence ATGCAATTGACCTCCCGCCTCGAGCTGATGAACTGGCTGACCGGCCAGGGTCTCACCGGCCTGCCCGAAAACGAACTGCTCCGCGGTTTCTGCGAGCGCTGCCGCGCCGAAGGGCTGGAACTCTCGCGTGGGCTCGTCGTCATCGACACGCTGCATCCGATCTATGAGGGCCGTGGCTTTCGCTGGAGCGACCGGCCGAGCAATGAGAGCGACGTGTTCGAATACGGCTCGACCGCCGAAGGCGATGCCGCCAGGAGCTGGCGCCGCTCGGTGTTCTTTCACATGCTGGAGCACGGCCACGATGAGATGGTGATCGATCTCGCCGATGCGGCGTCGCTCGATTTTTCGCAGATCGGCGAACTCGCCGAAAAGGGACACCGGCACTATCTCGCCTTCGTGCACCGCTTCGGCGAGACTGGTGCGCTCGGCCTGATGGATTGCCTCTATTCCTGTTGGACCACGCGTCGCGCCGACGGCTTCAGCGAAGCCGAGCTCGCCGCGCTACGCGATCTCGTGCCGGTGCTGGGGCTCGCAATCAAGTCGGCACAGCAGGTCGACATCGTGCGTACGCTGGGCCGCGTCTATCTCGGACGCGATGCCTCCGAGCAGGTCTTGCGCGGGCGCATCTCGCGCGGCGTTACCGAACGCATAAACGCCGTGCTGTGGTACTCTGATTTGCGCGGCTCGACCGGAATCAGCGAGAGCATAGGGCCGGACGAGATTATCCCGTTCCTCAACGACTACGCGCAGGCCGTGATCGATGCGATCCACGATGCCGGCGGCGATGTGTTGAAGCTGATCGGCGACGGAGTGCTCGCGATGTTCACCGACGGGGACATGGCGGCGGCGCGCCGTGCGGCGCTGCGGGCCGAACATCTGTTCCGCAAGAACGCCGTGGCATTGAATACGCGGCGGGCGGCCGACGGCCGTCCGACCACGTCGGCCTATATCGGCCTCCATGTCGGCGAAGTCTTCTACGGCAATATCGGCAGCGAGGACCGGCTCGACTTCACGGTGGTGGGGCCGACCGTCAACGAGGTCAGCCGCATCGCCTCGATGAGCCGCTCGGTCGACCGCGAGCTGCTGGCATCGGCGGAATTCTACCAGGGCTTAGATGCCACCGGCCGCCGCTATCTCGTCTCCACCGGCCGCTACGCGCTCCGCGGCATCGGTCGCGCCCAGGACCTCTATACGCTCGATCCGGATATCGATGCGAGCGAACCGGTGACGGGGAGCTACGAGCGGTATCTGGCGGGTTAG
- a CDS encoding enoyl-CoA hydratase/isomerase family protein — protein sequence MSTYNDIGVEKVGHVGTIEIRRPPLNFFDISLINQIADALDEFDRDIEIRASVLSAQGKAFCAGANFNDPARQEHEARAAERTAKGDPADSLGSINHLYIQAVRIFRAKKPIVAAVQGAAIGGGLGLAVSADFRVTCPEARFAANFTKLGFHPGFGLTVTLPELIGKNNAELMFYTSRRVTGEEAYKWGLANELVPQDQVKSAAMKLAGEIAECSPLGLISTRATMRAGLADRVLAATNHELAEQTRLRATEDFKEGVKATEERRMANFKGR from the coding sequence ATGAGCACCTACAACGATATCGGCGTCGAGAAGGTCGGGCACGTCGGCACCATCGAGATCCGCCGCCCGCCGCTCAACTTCTTCGACATTTCGCTGATCAACCAGATCGCGGACGCGCTCGACGAGTTCGATCGCGACATCGAGATCCGCGCGTCCGTCCTGTCGGCGCAGGGCAAGGCGTTCTGCGCCGGCGCCAATTTCAACGACCCGGCCCGGCAAGAGCACGAGGCACGCGCGGCCGAGAGAACGGCAAAGGGCGATCCGGCCGACAGCCTCGGCTCCATCAACCATCTCTACATCCAGGCCGTGCGCATCTTCCGCGCCAAGAAGCCGATCGTCGCGGCCGTGCAGGGCGCGGCCATCGGCGGCGGATTGGGCCTCGCGGTCTCCGCGGATTTCCGCGTCACCTGCCCCGAGGCGCGCTTCGCCGCAAACTTCACCAAGCTCGGCTTCCACCCCGGCTTCGGCCTGACGGTGACGCTGCCCGAGCTGATCGGCAAGAACAACGCCGAGCTGATGTTCTACACCAGCCGCCGCGTCACCGGCGAAGAGGCCTACAAATGGGGCCTCGCCAACGAGCTGGTGCCGCAGGACCAGGTGAAATCCGCCGCGATGAAGCTCGCCGGCGAGATCGCCGAGTGCTCGCCGCTCGGCCTCATCTCCACCCGCGCCACGATGCGCGCAGGATTGGCCGACCGCGTATTGGCCGCGACCAACCATGAGCTCGCCGAGCAGACGCGGCTGCGCGCCACGGAAGATTTCAAGGAAGGCGTCAAGGCAACGGAAGAGCGGCGCATGGCGAACTTCAAGGGGCGGTGA
- a CDS encoding DMT family transporter, whose protein sequence is MGEWIGVAIALASSSLGGTAAAITRYLVGGGDPILLAILRWGIGFVCLLPSALLIGVRWPSRRDLPAVALLGVCFFGLFFIFYNIAVSYTTAARASLALATLPLHTMVVGALLGVERLTARKITGVGIAVVGVAGALAAGLALSPPGAWRGELIMTGAVFCMAFYNVLSRPLMQRSSALGFLTVGMGAGAVALILVGFLRGSFAALDHFTAAQWTAGVYLGVGGGALAFILWVKALERATPTRVANTMTVNPIAAALLAALLVGEPITPNLLAGLVAVFAGIWIATSEAKSWPRV, encoded by the coding sequence GTGGGAGAGTGGATCGGGGTTGCGATCGCGCTGGCGTCCAGCAGTCTCGGCGGCACTGCGGCGGCGATCACCCGCTATCTCGTCGGCGGAGGCGACCCGATCCTTCTTGCGATCCTGCGCTGGGGCATCGGCTTTGTCTGCCTGTTGCCGAGTGCGCTCCTGATCGGCGTCCGCTGGCCGTCACGGCGCGACCTGCCGGCCGTGGCGCTGCTCGGCGTCTGCTTCTTCGGCTTGTTCTTCATCTTCTACAATATCGCAGTGTCCTACACGACCGCCGCGCGCGCCAGTCTCGCGTTGGCCACGCTGCCGCTCCACACCATGGTGGTCGGCGCGCTTCTCGGCGTCGAGCGGCTGACGGCGCGCAAGATCACCGGCGTCGGCATCGCAGTGGTCGGCGTGGCGGGGGCGCTCGCGGCGGGGCTGGCGCTAAGCCCGCCGGGTGCCTGGCGTGGCGAGCTGATCATGACCGGAGCCGTGTTCTGCATGGCGTTCTACAATGTGCTGTCGCGCCCCTTGATGCAGCGCTCCAGCGCGCTCGGCTTTCTCACGGTCGGCATGGGCGCGGGCGCCGTCGCGCTGATCCTGGTGGGCTTTCTGCGCGGCAGCTTTGCGGCGCTCGATCATTTCACGGCGGCACAGTGGACCGCCGGCGTCTATCTCGGCGTTGGCGGTGGCGCGCTCGCCTTCATCCTCTGGGTCAAGGCGCTGGAACGTGCGACGCCGACCCGCGTCGCCAATACGATGACGGTCAATCCGATCGCGGCAGCCTTGCTCGCAGCGCTGCTGGTCGGCGAGCCGATCACGCCCAATCTGCTCGCCGGGCTCGTCGCAGTGTTCGCCGGCATCTGGATCGCGACCAGCGAGGCAAAGAGCTGGCCGCGGGTATGA
- a CDS encoding RDD family protein has translation MSYSDPDSAWRNDGGVQPHVYDPYLHPELFRGVATRRVFAFLIDLIVISVPVILGYLFIAVFGVVTLGLGWALFWLAWPASVVWAIVYYGACIGGPSSATIGMRVMDLELRTWYGAPGYFVLGATHAVLFWVSVSFLSPFVVLVGLFNGRRRLLHDVVLGTVVINNSVRAPAPHAARTY, from the coding sequence ATGTCGTATTCGGACCCGGACAGTGCCTGGCGCAATGATGGCGGCGTGCAGCCGCATGTCTATGATCCCTATTTGCACCCGGAACTGTTCCGCGGCGTTGCGACGCGGCGGGTGTTCGCCTTCCTGATCGACCTGATCGTGATTTCGGTACCAGTCATCCTCGGCTACCTCTTCATCGCCGTGTTCGGCGTGGTCACGCTCGGCCTCGGCTGGGCGCTGTTCTGGCTGGCTTGGCCGGCATCGGTGGTCTGGGCCATCGTCTATTACGGCGCCTGCATCGGTGGTCCGTCATCGGCGACGATCGGCATGCGGGTCATGGATCTGGAGTTGCGCACCTGGTACGGCGCGCCCGGCTATTTCGTGCTCGGCGCCACGCATGCCGTGCTGTTCTGGGTGTCGGTCTCGTTCCTTTCACCCTTCGTGGTCCTGGTCGGCCTGTTCAACGGCCGCCGGCGCCTGCTGCACGATGTCGTGCTCGGAACCGTCGTGATTAACAATTCGGTTCGCGCACCCGCCCCTCACGCGGCGCGAACCTATTGA
- a CDS encoding arginyltransferase translates to MTQHSRDTPQFYLTAPSPCPYLPGRHERKVFTHLVGDRAGDLNDLLTHGGFRRSQSIAYRPACDQCRACVSVRVIANEFRPSRNFRKVLARNADVIGEQRSAVPTSEQYSVFRAYLDARHRHGGMADMTVLDYAMMVEDSHVETRIIEYRRRGPDSGITGRGEELLAVALTDVLSDGLSMVYSFFEPSQVSRSLGTFMILDHIARARRQGLPYVYLGYWIEGSKKMDYKARFLPQQRLAPSGWLRVDAQGDDASEPQD, encoded by the coding sequence TTGACCCAGCACTCGCGCGATACCCCCCAGTTTTACCTCACGGCGCCCTCCCCCTGCCCCTATCTGCCAGGCCGGCACGAGCGCAAGGTGTTCACGCACCTCGTCGGGGATCGCGCCGGCGACCTGAACGACCTCCTGACCCATGGTGGGTTCCGCCGGAGTCAGTCCATCGCCTATCGGCCCGCCTGCGATCAGTGCCGCGCCTGCGTCTCGGTCCGGGTTATCGCCAACGAGTTCCGTCCCTCCCGTAATTTCCGCAAAGTGCTGGCGCGCAATGCCGACGTGATCGGCGAGCAGCGCAGCGCGGTACCGACCTCCGAACAATATTCGGTGTTCCGTGCCTATCTCGACGCCCGCCACCGCCACGGCGGCATGGCCGACATGACCGTGCTCGACTACGCCATGATGGTCGAGGACAGCCATGTCGAGACCCGCATCATCGAGTACCGTCGGCGCGGCCCCGACAGCGGCATCACCGGCCGTGGCGAGGAGCTGCTCGCAGTCGCACTCACCGACGTGCTCAGCGACGGGCTGTCGATGGTCTATTCCTTCTTCGAGCCGAGCCAGGTCAGCCGCTCGCTCGGCACTTTCATGATCCTCGACCACATCGCCCGCGCCCGCCGCCAGGGACTGCCCTACGTCTATCTCGGCTACTGGATCGAAGGCTCGAAGAAGATGGACTACAAGGCCCGCTTCCTGCCGCAGCAGCGCCTCGCGCCGTCGGGCTGGCTGCGCGTCGACGCACAGGGAGATGATGCGTCCGAGCCGCAGGACTGA